Below is a genomic region from bacterium.
CCCGATGCAAAATTTTGAAAATATCTCATTCAAGATATCTTCAGTAACAGTCTCACCGATTATTAATCCAAGATTATCCAGTGATTCTCGCAGGTCAACCGAACTAAATTCAAAAGAAAGATTATTCTCAATTGACTTGATAGCCGAATTTATATTCTTAAGGCAGGATATAAATGCCTCTTTATGCCGGATATTGGTAATGAGAGGAGCATCAGTTGATAATATTTTACCCGCAAGAAATATTTCCTTAATTTTCTTTTTTAGCTCATTTAACCCCAATTGCTGGGTGGCACAAAGATTTATGATGGGTTTATCGGGTAAATAGTTTTTAACCTTGTCGATTTCAATAAGTTGCGGCAAATCAAATTTATTGATAATGATGATGGTCTGTTTATTTTTTAGTTCATCCATAATTATCAGGTCATCCTGAGTAATATTTTCAGAACCATCCATCACAAACATAATTAAATCAGCCAGATTTAAAGCCTTTTTTGCTCGTTGGACACCCTGTTCTTCAACAATATCAACCGTATGCCGTAAACCTGCAGTATCGACCACCTTTAAAGGAATACCTTCGATGTCAATTGTTTCTTCAATCGTATCTCGCGTTGTGCCGGGAATATGAGTTACAATGGCTCTTGGTTGTCCAACCAAAGCATTTAATAGACTTGATTTACCCACATTAGGACGACCAATAATCGTGGTTATTACGCCTTGTTGCAACACCTTGCCATATTTAGCACTGTCAATCAATTCCTCAATCTTTGTTTTAGTTTCATTTAATCTGTTTAAAATTTCCGTGTTAGGCAATAATTCAATATCTTCTTCATAAAAGTCAATCGACGCTTCAATCTCGGCTAATAAAGAGATAATCTGGTTACGGAGATTGGATATTTCATGGTAGAGGTTACCTGATAGTTGAGAAAGGGCAAATTTAGCGGCAAGGTCTGTTTTAGCTCGAATTAATTCTACAACTGCTTCAGCCTGGGACAGGTCAATTCTGCCATTTAAAAATGCTCGTTTAGTAAATTCACCTGGTAGTGCCAACCGTGCACCCAGGGATAAAACTGTTTCTAAAATTCGGTTTAAGGAAACAATTCCGCCGTGTGCATTAATTTCAATTACATCCTCACAGGTATAACTCTTTGGAGCTCGCATCACACAAAGAAGAACTGTATCAATTACCTCTTTGCTGTTTGCTTCAACTATTTCCCCATAATGGATGGTATGAGTTGTAAATTCAGAAATCCGATTTTTACCTTTAAATATCTTATCTGCTATTTCTATCGCCTTTTTACCACTTAATCTCACAATACCAATTCCACCTTCTCCTAAAGGTGTAGAAATAGCGGCAATGGTATCGTTCAAAATATACACTCTCGCAAATCTCCATGGTATGAGCCTATAGCACTTATTAATCGAAATTTGACCCAGATATGGTTATGAAATTCCAAATCACAAATTCCAAAGGACAAATAAATTCCAATGACCAAAAATCAAAATTCCAAACAAAAGAAGGAAAAGTGCTTTTCAATGAGGCAATAGAATTAAAGAAGAGTTATATTCCCCTCTTGAGAGGGGTTAGAGGTGTGTCCTTCAATTATTGAAAAACCTAAATCTGACATTATTGAGCAAAATATTCAACTCTCTTTAACAAAATTGATAAAGCAATAGGTTTTGGAATTTGGTGCTTGGAATTTATTTGGAATTTGTTATTTGAAATTTGGAATTTATATTGCAAGGTTATGGTTAAACCATGATGAATAAATTCACGAAACTCCAGCTTATGTAAACTTCCCGTTAATAACCGCTATATCTTCTGACCGCTGTATTTATCCGTGCTAATCCGTGTTAATCAGTGGTTGAATAGTTACCTTTGTGGAGATTATTTAAAACTTTTTTCTACTTCTTCTATTATCTTCTCTATGGGTATATTTGTCTTATCATCGAAATATGTAAATTCTTCCTCGTGTTTTTCTTCTTTAGTTTCCTGGTGTAGTTTTGTTTCTTCAACTACCTCATCAATAGCTTTTCCAAGGACTTTTTCTGCCCTCATGGCGGCTTCTTTGGCTTTTTTAGCCACTGTTTCAGCCATTTCTTCTTCTAAAGATAGCGGTGGTTTAGCACCTTCTTCTGGCAGTGGTATTGTTGGTTCTTCGATTTGAGGAGGAAGGACTTCTTCAAGAGGTGGTGTTAATTCCATTTTAATGCCTTCAGGCATAATTGATTCCATACCTATTTCTACGGTTCCCACTTCTGCACCTTTTTTAGTATAGACAAAGCCTCCTTTTACCTCACCCATATCTATTGTTCCGTGAATACCTCTCTCTTTTGTATAGGTAAATTCACCCTTTGCCTCGCCCATTTCAATAGTTCCTTCAATACCTTTCTCTTTAGAATAAGTAAAATCACTTTTTACCTCACCCATATCTATTGTTCCCACGATACCGCGTTCTTTTGAGAAGGTAAAATCTCCCGGCACACCATCCATATCTACAGTTCCAAAAACGCCTTTTTCCTTTGAGTAAGTAAATTTACCTCTGGCATCAGCCATTTTTACATTTCCTTCAATTCCTTTAGAAAGAGAGTAAGTAAAATCAGCTGGCACACCACCCATATCTACTGCTCCAAATAGACCTTTTTCTTTTGAGTATGTAAAATCGCCTTCTGCACCGCCCATATCAATGATTCCCACGATACCTTTTTCTTTTGCATAACTAAATTCTGCAACGACATCACCCATCGTTATGATTCCTGCAATTCCTTTGTCCTTAGTATAATTAAAGTCTCCAATGACACCTCCCATATCTACGGTTCCATAAATACCTTTTTCCTGTGTAAATGTAAATTTTGCTTCAGCATCATCCATTTTGAAATTTCCTTCGATGCCTTTTGTTTTGGAGTAAGTAAATTCACCTTCTACGCCACCCATATCGACAATGCCATAAACACCCCTTTCTTTTGAATAGGTAAATTTAGCCCTGGCATCGCCCAGTTGTGCTTCACCTTCAATCCCTTTGTCTTTTGAGAAAACGAATTCTCCTGTTGCTTCACCCAAATCTATCCTTCCAATAATTCCTTTATCTTTTGAAGATGACAAATCACTCTTTACCTCATCTTTTTCAACTGTTGTTTTTTTCATTCTTATCTACCTCCTTATGTTTGGTAATTGGTAACTGGTAATTGGTAATTGGTAATTGGTAATTGGTAACTGGTAATTAGTTACCAGTTACCAATCACCAGTTACCAATTACTTAAGGGTTTGCCTCTTTAAATCCAGATAATTTTGTAATATTAAAATTGCGGCTAATTTATCTACCGTGGCTTTTTGTTTTCTCTTTTTTAATGGTGCGTTTTTTAATGTATTTTTAGCTATTTTAGTGGTGAGGCGTTCATCCCATGTTTTAATTGGGATACTTAAATTTAACTTCATTGTTTCAACCAAGTTAAGTATTTTATTCGCCTGTATTCCTATCTTCCCACTCATTTCCTTTGGTAGTCCAACAATTATTTCTTCTACCTGATACTTACTCATTAACCTTTCAAGGTGACTAAAAAGTAAAGCATCACTTTCTCGAACAATTACCTCTATTCCTTGAGCGGTTATTCCCAATTCATCGCTTATTGCTACACCAACTCTCCGCTCCCCAATATCTAAACCCATAATTCTCATTTATATTTTCTTCTTCAAAGCCAGTGCTTCTGGGGTCCCTTTGCCATAACCATTCATTCCAAATTCGACACTTCGACGCAACCAGCAGATTTCGCGCGTAAGTCTTTCTACCTCTTTAACAACATCATTTAACCCTTTTTCTTCCGTAAATAGCAGGACACTGCGAATATTCAAATCAATATGAAATGAATCATTGTGCATTTGTTTAAACATATCTTCATACGCGATAAACACCTCGAATTCTTTAGGTTTGGCTGGGTCGTTTATATATTCCATAGCCTGGGCAAAGAAAAACCTTATCTCCTCTTTTGGCGGAATCACCTTCAAGTTTTTAAAGATAGGTAACTCCGAAATAGTTATTTTGGGTTTGTCTCGATATAGGATGTCTGGAGCAAACTTACAGTTAAAGTTAAACGCCGCTCCTCCACCTATATTGCGAATCACTACTTCCAATGCTTGAATCTGACTTTCTCTGGGCTTAATATCTACAATCACATAAGGCATACTCTCTGACTTATGAATCTCTTTAATTTCCTCTATTAATTTGCAGGAGGCCGTAGTTGATTTACGAACCTGTCTGGCAAGATACCAAATTATACACACAAACACACTTCCTATTACGACTAATCCTACAATTGGCCACACCTGTAAACCTATCTCTAAACTCATTTTCTTATCCTCCTTTTAAGTAGATAATATCCCCTCTTTTTATATATCGGCTAAATAGCCAAATTTCTTTAATTATTACTTTACCACAAAATTTGTTATCTGTCAAGGAAAATTTCGACCTGTGCAGGTAGAAAATTAAGTAAGCAGATTTTTAATAGTAAGCGGGTGGATTTAGTAAGCGGATTTAACGGATTTAGCGGAAAAAGAAATAAAAAAA
It encodes:
- the mnmE gene encoding tRNA uridine-5-carboxymethylaminomethyl(34) synthesis GTPase MnmE translates to MYILNDTIAAISTPLGEGGIGIVRLSGKKAIEIADKIFKGKNRISEFTTHTIHYGEIVEANSKEVIDTVLLCVMRAPKSYTCEDVIEINAHGGIVSLNRILETVLSLGARLALPGEFTKRAFLNGRIDLSQAEAVVELIRAKTDLAAKFALSQLSGNLYHEISNLRNQIISLLAEIEASIDFYEEDIELLPNTEILNRLNETKTKIEELIDSAKYGKVLQQGVITTIIGRPNVGKSSLLNALVGQPRAIVTHIPGTTRDTIEETIDIEGIPLKVVDTAGLRHTVDIVEEQGVQRAKKALNLADLIMFVMDGSENITQDDLIIMDELKNKQTIIIINKFDLPQLIEIDKVKNYLPDKPIINLCATQQLGLNELKKKIKEIFLAGKILSTDAPLITNIRHKEAFISCLKNINSAIKSIENNLSFEFSSVDLRESLDNLGLIIGETVTEDILNEIFSKFCIGK
- the ruvX gene encoding Holliday junction resolvase RuvX, whose amino-acid sequence is MRIMGLDIGERRVGVAISDELGITAQGIEVIVRESDALLFSHLERLMSKYQVEEIIVGLPKEMSGKIGIQANKILNLVETMKLNLSIPIKTWDERLTTKIAKNTLKNAPLKKRKQKATVDKLAAILILQNYLDLKRQTLK